The proteins below are encoded in one region of Marinobacter sp. F4206:
- a CDS encoding glutathione S-transferase family protein, whose protein sequence is MKIFETKTAPNPRRVRMFMAEKGLLDKAEFVEIDLEKGENLTPEYVARNPMKKVPVMELDDGTCIAETMAICRYFEESYPDTPSLLGDTPLERAQLEQWLRWIELFFFMPTGMCFQHTSGYFKDRMNPIKEWGEECGQQVEKFMDFLNQHLEGKEYICCDRFTAADINAFTTLAFARVVKIRIKPEQTNLQAWFDRIKSRPSAQV, encoded by the coding sequence ATGAAAATCTTCGAGACCAAAACCGCCCCCAACCCCCGCCGGGTCCGCATGTTCATGGCCGAGAAAGGGCTGCTGGACAAGGCTGAATTTGTCGAGATCGATCTCGAGAAGGGCGAGAACCTGACACCGGAATACGTCGCCCGCAACCCGATGAAGAAAGTGCCAGTCATGGAGCTGGACGACGGGACCTGCATTGCCGAAACCATGGCGATTTGCCGCTATTTTGAGGAAAGCTATCCGGACACCCCGAGCCTGCTGGGCGATACCCCGCTGGAGAGGGCTCAGCTGGAACAGTGGCTGCGATGGATTGAGCTGTTTTTCTTCATGCCCACCGGCATGTGTTTCCAGCACACCAGCGGCTATTTCAAGGACCGGATGAACCCGATCAAGGAGTGGGGCGAGGAGTGCGGCCAGCAGGTCGAGAAGTTCATGGACTTCCTCAACCAGCATCTGGAGGGCAAGGAGTACATCTGCTGCGACCGCTTCACCGCGGCGGACATCAATGCCTTTACGACCCTGGCCTTTGCCCGGGTCGTAAAAATCCGGATCAAGCCGGAACAGACCAACCTGCAGGCCTGGTTCGACCGGATCAAGTCGCGCCCGTCGGCACAGGTCTGA